The segment GGATCGTCCATCGATCGCGACAGCGGACTCCCCTAAATCACTTGCTTGAAAGTTAGTGGGCAAGCGGCTTTCAGTCTTACGAACAGTCATGCTAGAAACCCTATCAGACGTGCTGTATTGAAAAACTCATCCCTGTAGAATGAGTCTCTTATAACACTAATCAACACACTGACTGAGAACTTTAATGTTATTTTTTACATATTAGGGCTGACTATTCTGGATCTGCCGTACCATCAAGCAACTTGTGACATGATCATCAAGCAGAATCCTAAAATGAGACAAAGTGCGATCGCCTTAACAATGTCATCTTCACTCATTGCTACCGCCTGTTCTGTAATCCTGTGATGACTGGAAGTATGCGTAAGTCCAGTCGATTTATCATCCAATTTGGCGTTCTGGAAGTAGTCCATTCCAAGAGAATGGATTTCTCTCTTAATGTCATGAATTCAACATCTCTAGAATTGCAAAATTGAGACTCTAAGCGCCCTTGCTTTTTGCCCATAACCAGATACAATTAGGATTTATTCGCATTAAGAGTCCTCTTTTACGATGACTGCTACTCTCCCTAAAGCTTCTAAATCCCCCATTTCGCTGTTATTGGGACTCGGTTTAGGCTCAATTGTTCTGCTCATTGTTTTGATTTACAGCGTCACACTGGGTGCAAGAGACATTCCACTGCCGACGATTTTGGCATCGTTCACGACCTTTGATAACTCCTTTGATCATCTGGTAATCCAGACGGTGCGATTGCCACGATCGCTGATTGCGCTCTCGGTCGGTGCTGCTCTGGCGGTCTCCGGTGCATTGATGCAAGGTCTAACCCGCAACCCACTCGCCGAAACCGGAATCCTGGGGATTGAAGCAGGCGGTGCTTTAGCGGTTGTGATGAGTTTGTTTCTGTTTGGTAGCTCATCGTTAACGGTTTATGCGGGGGTAGCATTTTTAGGAGCCGCGATCGCGGCGATACTTGTTTATCTGTTAGGAACCTTGGGACGCGGCGGTGCAACTCCTTTAAATTTGACGGTCGCTGGAGCCGCGTTGTCTGCCTTGATCTCTTCCATCACGACTGCCATTTTGATTGTGAGTCAGCGCACGTTTGAAGAGATTCGATTTTGGCTAGCAGGATCACTCGCAGGACGGGATTTTGACCTGTTTTTACAGGTCTTGCCATTCTTAGGTGCTGGATTGCTGATTGCATTCTTACTGGGTCGGCAGATCACAACAATTAGTTTAGGAGAGGAAGTCGCAACGAGCTTGGGTCAACAGACGCTTTGGATTAAAGGATTGACCGCAATAAGCATTGTTCTCTTGGCTGGAAGTTCAGTTGCGATCGCAGGTCCAATTGGCTTTGTTGGCTTAGTTGTACCTCACATGGTTCGATTCTTTATCAAAACAGATTATCGCTGGATTTTGCCTTACTCAGCCGTACTCGGTGCGATTCTGCTATTAGTCTCGGATATTGCAGCACGAGTATTACTGAAGCCTCAAGAGCTTCCGGTGGGTGTGATGACTGCTATTGTAGGCGCACCATTTTTTGTCTATCTCGCAAAAACGAAGGTGAAAAAATGAATGAGTGGCGTTCTCCCGTACTATCTTTTCGCCTCGATCGACGAGTGCCTGCAATCGGGCTTCTGCTTGCTGTCATTGGATTTGCAGCGATTATCCTCAATGTCGGGCAAGGAGAATACCCGATCGCAGGATTCGACATTGTAAGAACCTTGTTTGGTATTGATACAGGCAACCCGGATCATGCGTTTGTGATTCACACTTTGCGCTTACCTCGAACGCTGGTTGCTTTCATGGTTGGGGTGGCGCTTGCTCTTTCAGGTGCTATTTTTCAAGGCTTAACCCGTAATCCACTCGCTGACCCTAGCATGATTGGAATCAATACTGGGGCAAGTCTAGCCGCTGTTTCGGTGATTGTCTTGTTTCCAGATGCGCCGATCTACGCGCTCCCATTCTCTGCATTTGTAGGTGCGGCAGTGATGGCAGCATTGATCTATGGGCTGGCTTGGAACAAAGGAAGTTCGCCGATTTTATTGATTTTGATGGGAATTGGACTGTCTGCGATCGCCAGTGCCTTCACCAGTTTACTCATCACCTTTGGCTCGATTTACGATGTTAGTCAAGCTTTAGTGTGGCTTGCCGGAAGTGTCTACGGTCGCACTTGGGAGCAAGTTTTTTCACTCTTGCCTTGGATCATTGTATTTGTTCCAGCGGCATTTGGATTAGCAAGACATCTCAATGTGTTGAACTTAGGAGAAGACATTGCGAAAGGAT is part of the Leptolyngbya boryana PCC 6306 genome and harbors:
- a CDS encoding FecCD family ABC transporter permease, giving the protein MTATLPKASKSPISLLLGLGLGSIVLLIVLIYSVTLGARDIPLPTILASFTTFDNSFDHLVIQTVRLPRSLIALSVGAALAVSGALMQGLTRNPLAETGILGIEAGGALAVVMSLFLFGSSSLTVYAGVAFLGAAIAAILVYLLGTLGRGGATPLNLTVAGAALSALISSITTAILIVSQRTFEEIRFWLAGSLAGRDFDLFLQVLPFLGAGLLIAFLLGRQITTISLGEEVATSLGQQTLWIKGLTAISIVLLAGSSVAIAGPIGFVGLVVPHMVRFFIKTDYRWILPYSAVLGAILLLVSDIAARVLLKPQELPVGVMTAIVGAPFFVYLAKTKVKK
- a CDS encoding FecCD family ABC transporter permease, with translation MNEWRSPVLSFRLDRRVPAIGLLLAVIGFAAIILNVGQGEYPIAGFDIVRTLFGIDTGNPDHAFVIHTLRLPRTLVAFMVGVALALSGAIFQGLTRNPLADPSMIGINTGASLAAVSVIVLFPDAPIYALPFSAFVGAAVMAALIYGLAWNKGSSPILLILMGIGLSAIASAFTSLLITFGSIYDVSQALVWLAGSVYGRTWEQVFSLLPWIIVFVPAAFGLARHLNVLNLGEDIAKGLGSRVEWQRGLLVIVAVGLAGASVATAGTIGFVGLIAPHVGRQIVGNRHEELLPISALLGGVLVVLADFVGRTLFAPIELPCGVVTAAIGAPFFLYLLIRDRKK